TACCAAATCATTCCAACTACAGCTATTATCATTCCCAGAACTACGTGTAGATTGAGGCCTTCTCTCCCAAAGAAGGTAAAACCAAGCATCAATACGAGGATTGTCTTCATATGACCGAGGACCTGAAACGACACGGCTGTGAACCTGCCTATGCAGATGAACTGGCTAAGGTTGGTCCCGACAGCAATGGTGCATGATAAAATAATGAACATCTGTGAAAAATCAAGATGACAGAATCATTAGCGAGTAGTTTATGTAAACCAAGGTAAGAGCTGAGGATGGCATGTCAATAAAAGCAAGTTGTGAATTCAAGTTTGTTTCTTTTGGCAAAATTCCAAATGGAAGAGATGCAGTTAGCTGCATTGTGGGTGTAATTGAGCTGAGTCGAGACGAAACACCGGTAGACTCTACAATTCAAAATTCTAGACTATTGATTCAAAACTCAAAACTCGACTCTAACTTAATCAAGTTTTGTTTTAGGAGTTTGAACTcgataaaataattgaaaatcaaGCTCAATTAAACTAGCGAGTCTGTCGAGCAAAGTATCTTGATACTAGAACTCCACTCGGCAGTTGACTCGAGTAGCTCGAACTCAAACTCGAGTTGATTTCGAGTAACTCGGAGTTGCCTCGGCTCAGTTACAACCCTAGTACGGATATATATTACTTCATAAATAGTGCATGTCAATCCATTTCATCAAGTGGTATCCAAGAAAATGACATCGTTAAGAGCTTACAAAATTGACTAGTAAATAGTTGTGTGGCATTTatgaaaaatcattaaaaatgttcaaatatttTCACAGGGAAACTGATGCATAAATATTGAGACGAATATAactgaaagaaaaagaaaagaactttcaAACACTGATAATGTACTTTTAAGAGAAAGACTTGACTAAGGCTGCAAGGAATTACAACCAATACAAACCAGGTGGGATGTTTGTtactatttaattttgtttcttggTGAAAATGCATATTCTTTGCTTCGCAGGCTGTGTGAGAAAACATCGGCATCGGATTTTAGCCAATCCACAACTGAAGACACAACTATGGAAAACTATCAAATTTAGCATCCTAAATTGTGAAAGTTCAGACAGAATGCATTCACTTCTGGCTTGCAAGCCTATATTTACAGCCGGGTCTGGAGTTCACGAGCAACACAGGGTAACAAGCACAAATGAAGTCATAAGCATGCAAGCTAGACATTTGGGATatgaaaaaagaaaactaaGGAGCTCGAAATCACCTCCCTTAATCCCTAGCATTATGCACCTACACTTTTAACACATCCTCGTgccattttttaataattaagtcATCAAAGTTTGAGCTAATCAATCTACTTGCCATGAGGATAACAACCAAGGTAAGAAGATAtatacataaacaaaaaaaaaatcaaattttattaagttaCTCACCACAGGGGTTATACTATAAGCATAATCGTAGACTTTTTTGTTTGTCAACCAGTAATCCAAAAAGGGACCTAAAACCAGCAGTGATGCAGCTTGGGCTGGAGCAGTATGGCCGAGTAGATTGAAAGAACTAAGTGAATATTTCCTTTGAAGGTAATGCACATACTGCAAATAAACAATCAAAAGCACTTACAAGATAAGATTCACGaatcaaaagataaaattttgaacAAATGAATAAGTTAAATCACTGCTAATTAGTACAATTTCTAAAGCTTCTTTAAGTTGAAAGACAGTACTAATATGTAAATAAACAGATACACACATCTATTACATTTAAATCGGACAATTTAAGATAGAATAATCACTTGCTGTGAAATTATTGAGTACACAACTTACATACTGTTGCATAGAAGTGCTCCAAACGGCAATGAAAGCAGCAATGAAACCTTTGGTGTTAACGCTTACATCTGTGACAGTGCAAACAGCAACACCCAAGAGAACAACTGATATGCTTAGCTTTGTGTCTCGAGAGTACCGAATCTTGTCCAACAACACTTCCAAAAGGCAGGACACAGGGATCATAGTCAACTTTGCAATCTGGCAGTGGATAGCATATTGATGTAAAATTTCAATGCATGACGATGAAATCAATGACAAATCCCAGCGCAACGAAGAGTTTACCTGATAAAATCCCACTGAGTTCCACATAAGACTAACATTCATTCCAACAATTGAGAAGTTTGCAAACACGACAAATTTCAAAAGCTCTGAGATAGGTAGATGAGAGGGTTGGATGTATCCCAGCCACCTTAGAACAAAAGCCAACAAGGTTGTGGTAGCAAAATGTAAACCAGTTAGTGTCGTAGCTGCAGAAAATCATAAGTAACAAAATATGTGAACAAACAAATGATAAGCATTAAACTTAAATTGGTACATACTAAAACATGACAGCATAATGATAAGTGATAACATCTTTCTCTTCATTAGCTTATCACAGAAgaaaaaatatcaacaagaaaagcGGTGGTCATTTATGACAGaggaaaaaaatatcaatagcATTATGTTTCATGACATGAGAAATGAGAATGAGCCCGTCATAATTAAATTGTGGATTAGGCAAAATCTGGAGCACTTTTTCAATGTGACCCAACAATAAAGCTATGCATGACTTACCTAACTACCTCTAATCGATGCCTTCGTAATCTAAATGCTATTCTGCGCTTTAATGATATGAATGAATGTACATAAAAACAGATAGAAATATGAGATTCAACGTTGTACAGAATTTAAGGAGCATAGTCCCATTTAAACAGGAAATATTGATCAATATTTTTAGCTAAGCTGAGGCATTAAGATTCATGAAAGCATTATTTGAATCAAAATATGTGAACTTTGGATCAGTTGCTGCGAATTCGGTCATAAATAAAAGCAAAGAAGAATGGAAAGAAGAGGCACCCACCATAGGTGAAATGATAAGTGGCCATTAAGGCTTTATTGACAATAATAATGCCAACAGAAGTAACCACATTGAACATCCATGCAGCTGCATCCACTGTTGCTTTCGTATCAGTAGCTACTGGTGCCATTTCTAACCCAATTTTCTCCTCCAAACCTTCACTTCAAAAGCTCACAATCCCATCTACATGAAATCCAAATTAGATATAAGATTCAATTCAAATCATGCCCAAAATAACAGAATCCTGAAAAGATGGCATCTTTGGCATCtataaatcaaacaatttgatgGGTCATGACAGAAAAACAAAACAGATCTCAGATAAATCAAAGGAAGCAGGAGTAATAGGTAACAAAAGAATTTGCAAAAAGGAATTGAAAAGCTAAGATTGCTGTGAGATCTATGTGTGAGGAGTTATAAAGAGGCGTACCGTGAGAATGACAGGACAATGTTGTTTGGAAATGTTGTAAGTGAGAGTGGCTGTGATACAGAAATGTGTAATTCTTCAGTTGGCAAATGTGTGGGTAATTTTCACATGTACGACGGTTGTGTCAGTTTACCTATGTATTTCCTCACTTCACtcatctttgatttttttttttattaatcgcGTTTCACAAGTAGGATATGGTActtataaaatttttatttttacaatttaaaatgttaaagaTATTTTGTTACAAACTCCACGATTCATTCATGTAGTACGAGCGATCACGGTTTCTGAATCACGATTCTGATTTGGAACTGATATTTGACGGTTCCACGTTTGATGAAATCTGCTTGGAACCGTCCAAATCGGTTGGAAACGGGCTAGTTCTAATTTATGATTCTAATTTcgattgatttaaaaataaaaatacatttttttattgatacgcatattatatatattatgttttaaatgtaattaGTTTTGACATCCATTGAAATAACATATTTCAAAGGTTAATGATCTGCTACAGCTCCTGATTTTTAGAGTACCTTACAACAAACctcttaatatttaaaaacgatcagtaaacctcCTGATTTTTGTGGCGGCGTTCGTTAAACCCCCTGAGGACGAAAACACCCCTGACGCTGTattttttggtcaactgacattctgagaaaaaaatatttaactgcgccacgtcaccaaactaccctaaatagttaaaacacccaaaatatTCCTAAAACAACCAACTCAACCCAACCAAATCTAAAACAACTCAATCAAACCTAACCCAATGAAATCCAATCAAACCCCTTCACCCTAACCGTCACCCATCACCCCACCGTTCTCCGGCCACCACCACCCGCCGCCGCCACGACCGACATTTTTTTTTCCATCTTTTTTAATCTGTTCTTCGTTGAAGAACAGTTTCAGGTCCTGTTCTTCAATGAAGAACAACGTCATATGTTCTTCAACGCTGGGTCTATTTTTCAacgaagaacagatccatgTCTGTTCTTCAACGAAAAACAATTCATATATGTTCTTCGTTGAAAGACAGCTAAAAAAATTCCGGTCGTGCGGCGGCGGATGGTGGTGGCCGGAGAACGGTGGGGTGGTGGGTgtagaggtggccacggttcataacccggcggttccggttcggaaccgccgggtcacggttcaagaaaaagtggaaccggcccggaaccgcctaagagacggtttcatgacggttcggaaccggacggttccggtttcggttccggtttaggacggtttagaaaaaaaattaaaaataaaattaaaatttaattactaaaaaatgtaatttaacaataaaataactcacagagatagtattacaagaaaataaagtttttttaaaaaaaattaaaatattaaccaaaaatttaactaaaacataaatataacatatattttattgtaaaagtaaatatattatatgataaagatataatatatatttttagtatacaatatatattttttatcaacgggTTCGACCCTTGAACCGCTGGTTCTGACCCGGAACCGCCGGTTCACGGTTTAACAAATATGGAACCGGCCTGGAACCGCCCTTtgtacggttccgggccggttttagtccggttccgggtttgaccggttccgggccgggtTTGACCGGGCCGGGTTTGGAccggttcacgggctgacccggcccatggccacctctagGTGGGTGGCAATTAGGGTGAAGGGGTTTGGTTGGATTTCATTGGATTATGTTTGATTGGGTTGGGTTGGATTAGGTTGGGTTGGGTGTTTTAGGGTTATTTTgactgttttaattttttagggtttggtgacgtggcgcaaccaaatattttttttgtcagttgaccaaaaaagacgGCGGCAGGGGTAttttctgtaataccccgtatgttTGACGTTGCTAAGGCAGGCAACGTGTCCAAATTTAAACAGTTAAAGCGGCCAAAAAGGGAATTATtgagaaataattaaataaaagaagacccgagtaggtcgacattggaattttaataataatattccacAAGGAAAATGGAACTGGGTTGAAAGGATAAATGTGAGAaaagtggctaaaagtccactttagctcaaaattggaaaataagcgTTTAGTTCccggaaaatagaaattaaataaataattgaggggaattagtatttataaaaataatatcgataaattgATTATCGATAAGTACTAAAATGAGATTTGGACAAAAAAGTTGGAAAAAGTGCGTTTTAGctcaaaattgaattttgagcgtttttagccggaaattgctaaaataaactTACAGAAATAGAATTATGAGATACTaaggtgatattatttatttggacataaataatacaaaaatttctCGAGATCGAATGATTAACGGATTAATGGACTTAATTGAGCGAAAGAAAAGTTATAAAGCGAAACGAATGGAGGTGGCAACTTAAAGGACCTAAGGAGATATTTTTGACATGCTATATATAGCTATTACATATGAATATCATCACCACAACTTCATATTTCCAGAATTGAGTAGAGATAGGCTTCATCTTCATCTCCTTCCTCCTACTTCATGTCAAAAATTCAAATCCACCTACAAgcttcgtttctcgtccgattCGCGTGATTCTTGCGGCAACGGAACGAGAGAGAGATTCTCTACTGATCTAACTCATCAATTTAAGGTAAAAAGCTCAATTTTTGGTTAGGGTTTTCGGTTATAGGGCTGTTTacgatttagaattttaagaatGGAGTTTTGATTCAAAAATCTTTGAAAGCTTGTAGATTCTTCGTTTGATATCGGAATTGGGCGATTTTTGCGGCGTTGGAACGAGGGAAGAATTTCCTACTGATCTAGACTAACATCTGAAGGTAAAAAACTCAACTCTCAGTTACGGTTTACAGAACATAGGGGCTGTTTTGTTGATTTTTAATGATGATACTTGATTCAAATGCTAAAATTGGTATTTATGAGATAAATTTATGAGTTGTGATGGATTGATTGTGAGTTGTAAGAGTTATGAGAGTTGTGTATGTTTTAGGGTATGGTGGCAAGAATAAGAGGCTGAACTTTCCTTCCCCCGAAGTTAGAACGTATTTGATTTGAGTTTAAACGTAACACTACGAAGCTAGAATCGGTGTTAATGTAAAATGAGTTTGAAACTAATCTATAGACCAAGGATTATTAGTGTTCATGGTTGTTTATGAGGGCTGCATTATATTGACACaagataataattttgttaagaTCTTAGTATTGACATGTTATAGTTGCGAAATAAGTTTACGTAAACTAGTttgacgttttgcagaaaattgttctgcaaaacagccatattgcaagggcaatatctcgagctatatagctccaaattaagttccgtttgttggtacggaaacttaaggatgtcgtctataaatgtctaagttTAAGTTTCTGCTAGTTTGGCCTCGAAATGGCTCAAATAATTCAGAACATTATGTTGCGTATAGCAGCTCTGAAATTTGGACAGCCCCAAGTTATTAACTTTAGAGCCAAATTCCGACATCTTCGGGTACttatctcagtccgagacctaaatgaaagttgtaggcgacgttctgaacattaagaatgtcaattttatttagtggtcggactgttttaagtaaacggtttcaatagccgaagttggctagaaacctagttttggattaactaattatagttagattgttATTGATTCAAGCTATTATCGACTTTGCGTAGACTTGACGAGGCGACTACCAATGGAACCCGGAACTTACAAAACGCGACATCGCTAAACTATTATCGAAGGttatggatagcaagcggtgagtatattttactcactcttattatcgtattaaaaattattttatatatactatatattattattattaaatgcatcgcattagttatttgagttgaattgtttgatttggattgttggtatatgattgaattatattcaatttgtttgtttatggagtgaactacattgtattggattgacttgtttgatgtatgaattgtattactttgcttaagacttgtcgattatttgccaatgtgagtttgtatatgatccgaagaaacgagctacctattgggcgtcaataggccgtgtgatcaccggtgtttatgaaagtctagatattcgtacatagatacgttgatatgagctcattaaatattgatcatatttatgattatgaaatggaatatgtttgggtatcggaaaggaggattataattgtggcagatacgaggtaactcggtcgaactatctcgggacctgtatctggtgggtaactcggtcgaactatctcgggacccacaatttgggattaagcagtggcatgagtaactcggttgaactatctcgggactatgccacgtggtagcgggtaactcggtcgaactatctcgggacccggccactctGACGATATGATTCGAATATGATTCGGATTAGGAGAGgttaaggagtttaagattaaggtttcgatcggatcaaatacttgtcttaagtgaattgtttgcaattGCTGTGATTATATATGTTGGAATGGTTTGaaaatgtgattgtatatatttgttttaaaaaatattttaagtgcgatgcttattttgataatatggtaagtaaagtataactcactcagcttaatagctgacccccaaatagtgtgtttttcaggtGCCTAGATTCTAGACGTGGCTAGAAGTCCGTCTTTGACCAGAGGTTCCTTTGGGCTATGTTCAGTCCCGACTTTCGtagttgctgcagtagtgtGATTCTGACCGGTGTCGTGGCCTAGCATATTAACATGTTTTCATGATGTCTATAGTTGTTGTCATTAAATATACGCTTTGTTGGCTACGATTATTGTATTTGTTCCACGGAGGTAGATACCCGTGAAGTGACTTTGACACTAGTAGTTTAtgccgggctagtacgtacctgATACGGAAACGATAAGCCCGAGCAAGTTGTAAGACTTTACTAGTGTATATAAATGTATCTTTGTTTTGTTAAATGCTTCCGTTTGTAAGGTCAAGGTTTATATGataattgcgaaaaagttttagtaAATTtcaggcttgttacgggtttcggaactacaattcccattccctagcgccggtcgcggctcgagaaatcgggtcgtgacattttcGTCCTCATGGAAtttagcgagcgccgccacaaagattagGGGATTTACtgattgtttttaaatataaatgggGTTTGTTGTAAGGCACCCCAAAAATTAGGGGCCGTGGCAGATTATTAGCCTATTTGAAAAGGTGGTGTTATTGTAGGTAAATTGTGTACAAAATACGGGCAATCAAGTAGTTTGGCGAAAAACAAAGCAACATATCGAATTTTTTGGGGCTACTCGAGTTTATTTCTACCTAGAgctaaaatattttggggttaACTGCTGGTTAATTTCGGATCATTATTCAAacatttttctataaatttgtTGATATGTAGAgtaaaattttactttaaatttgTACATAATTTGTTTGTTGCCATTAGAAATTTTGACGCTCAATTTtgagatattttaatttttttaattaataaaaactaaccaaactataaaaatatgataatacaaaataaaaaaattgtacagTTTTCccttttcagaaaataaaaaatgcatGGACTAAATCTCTACATATAAAAGTATAAGGATCtaaagtcaaataaataaaaatagagggACTTTAGAATGAGTTATGCCACGAACACAAGAGAAATCAAAACGACATGGTGTACAACAGCCGAGTCATATACATATAAATTCCTTTTCGATTCAAAAAGAAGAGCTTTCAGTTCCTGCTCTGGCGCCATAACCAGGTTAGCTCTTTTCAATTCTTAGGGATCCactttattttatagttatgAAAATCTATTATAACCACAACATTATTTGTCAGTTCATCTTGTAATAATCTAATAATTTTTGATGATTGAtgggagcgtttgtgggagaaaTTGAATCCACGACATCAAGGGCGGACCTAGGAAGAGCATATGGTGGTCAACTGCTCATCTTATAATTTTGAGTCCTTTAAAAAACGTTAACatggaattgaaaaatataattttttcaccttaaattatatagtttgtccaccttaaaatatatttgttgtcaattttactcatcttataaaatttcaatataattttgaccaccttataaaatatttttgggtcgGCCACTGCACGACATAACAGTTTGCTGCacaacgcttataccatttctatagctcattggtatttATGTTATTCTTACTGGTGCTTGTTACGACCATCTTTTATTCTTGACCTTAATTACACTGCAGCATAAATGTTTCATAATTCCAGACCTTAATTTCTTCTGTTGCTAACTTCCATTATTGCTTCCGAAAATATATGGTTCATGTTTATGCAGCCGAGAAATGCTATGCGACACGAAGTGGTATAGCCTCGAATGGCACGAATTCCATATATTGttatatatagagagaataTAATACAGATCATAATACTTTTAAACATTGTGATTACATAGAAATGTTGATCATAGTCTTAATCTTGAAGGGGCTTCAAGGTTATAGGCAACCCACTCCTCAGTCTGGGCACATGCGTAGTCTTTTCAAGGCTTGGGTCTCTATCTACAATTGTCCACCTTTCATGAAATAatacaattaatttattaataaataattaaactctGCACGGCTCAGACAAAACATACGCATactatttgatttgatttgatcggtttaattgataatttttatgtGCATTATGAATGAAGTATAATATAGCAAGAGGATACTTACTGGTATTGGCTGGTGAGCCTGTATAAAAACACCAACATAGACAATCTTGCCATTTCTATTCCTAAGCAAGTCCTCGGTCCAGCTCCAAAAGGTATGAAACTGTATGGTTTTTGTAGTTCCTGGATCCAAAATTAACAactcttaatttaattatctcaTTATATATAAAGAAGAAAAGTGAACTAATAAACAAGAAACATTACATCAAATCTTGAAGGGTTGAACTGCAAAGGATCCTTGTACAATGTTGGATCAAAATGAATGTAAGTTGCATCCACATTTACATTCCATCCTTTCT
This region of Mercurialis annua linkage group LG1-X, ddMerAnnu1.2, whole genome shotgun sequence genomic DNA includes:
- the LOC126664285 gene encoding UDP-rhamnose/UDP-galactose transporter 6-like isoform X1, which gives rise to MAPVATDTKATVDAAAWMFNVVTSVGIIIVNKALMATYHFTYATTLTGLHFATTTLLAFVLRWLGYIQPSHLPISELLKFVVFANFSIVGMNVSLMWNSVGFYQIAKLTMIPVSCLLEVLLDKIRYSRDTKLSISVVLLGVAVCTVTDVSVNTKGFIAAFIAVWSTSMQQYYVHYLQRKYSLSSFNLLGHTAPAQAASLLVLGPFLDYWLTNKKVYDYAYSITPVMFIILSCTIAVGTNLSQFICIGRFTAVSFQVLGHMKTILVLMLGFTFFGREGLNLHVVLGMIIAVVGMIWYGNASSKPGGKERRSISLPTQQTAKTTE
- the LOC126664285 gene encoding UDP-rhamnose/UDP-galactose transporter 6-like isoform X2, giving the protein MNVSLMWNSVGFYQIAKLTMIPVSCLLEVLLDKIRYSRDTKLSISVVLLGVAVCTVTDVSVNTKGFIAAFIAVWSTSMQQYYVHYLQRKYSLSSFNLLGHTAPAQAASLLVLGPFLDYWLTNKKVYDYAYSITPVMFIILSCTIAVGTNLSQFICIGRFTAVSFQVLGHMKTILVLMLGFTFFGREGLNLHVVLGMIIAVVGMIWYGNASSKPGGKERRSISLPTQQTAKTTE